TATAGGAACCATTCAAGGTCTGAACAGTTGCGCCGGCAGCGGTCTTAAGAACCAAGGAGACAGCATGAGCGCCGCCTGCGGAAGCGATGTTGCCTTGATTACTTAAGTTGACCGTAAAGGTGACCGTATTGCCTGCGCTTGGATTGCTTGGGTTCCATGTTGCCGTTGTGATCAAGTCGGAGCTTGGCACAGGAGCGACAATAAGCGACGACGTACTCGTAAAGGAGTTGTTCGCTTTGTTCTGCTCGATGATTGCGTTGCTCTCGTCAACCTTGGAGCTGACGGCGTATGTTGCCGCATTAATGGCTCCGATGTTCAGAGATACCGTTGTCAATTGACCAGCTGTAAGCGCAATCACCGGAGCGGTGCCTGCCAGTTGGTTGTTCAGATAGAAGTTGACAGTAGAGGCAGGAGAGCTGGCGGTCCCGATGTTCGATACGTTTGCGTTAAGTGTAATCGGACTCGTTTCGAGTGGAGAAGAAGGAGTCCAGGACATACCCGTGATCGTTAGGTCTGGGTTCGGTGCAGGTGTGCCATAAACTTGGAATTCTGCGACTTGACCAGCCGGAGCACCCGAGTTGGACGTTATGTTCAGCTGCAGACGTTTTACCGTGGCCGTAACCGGAATCGTGACGGAGTTACCGTTAGCCGGATTGAACGTATACGTTTGCGCTGAAACCAAGTTACTGAAAGCTGTTGTATTCTGGTCGTGGCCGAAAACCTGAATAGTTTGGGTCCGCGTCGACCAAGCCGAAGCCGGGTTCAATTTCAGTACTATGGAGGTGATATTATGATTGGCTAACAGGTCGAGCGTCAGTTGGCTTGGATTTCCGCCACCTTCCCAGTAAGTGTTGGTGTCGTTGTCGTTGGCGTTCGTGGCTACGAACGTGAACGTGGAGGAAGATGCGGTAATCGGTTTGCCAGGAGCAATGTTGATGCCGCCCGGTGATGGTGTTGGTGTAGGCGTTGGAGTAGGCGTTGGTGTAGGTGTAGGTGTTGGTGTAGGTGTAGGTGTTGGTGTAGGTGTTGGAGTAGGCGTTGGTGTAGGTGTTGGAGTAGGCGTTGGTGTAGGTGTAGGTGTAGGTGTAGGTGTAGGTGTAGGCGTCGCTGCTGTTGGGTCTAAAACAATTTGGTCAAGGTTAACGTTGGCTGTGTCACCCGAGTCGAATTTGTACGCGATCGTGTTATTGCCAGCATTCAACGTAATATTCTCAACCTTATTGCTCCAGGTGTCCCAATTCGCCAAGCTAGGTAAAGAGGATTGGCGGATTTTCGTTCCGTTGACGTAGAGGCTTATCGTCCTTGCGTTGCCGTTCGCATTACCGTATTTCAGTGTCGCATTGTAGTTTCCTGCAGCTGCTACGTTAACCGTGAAGGTCGTTGTCGCACCTTGCGTCCAGTATCCGTCGACGAATCCCGTCCCTGAATATCCGGTATGGTCCGTGTTTACTTTCGCTCCCCCAGACAATGCTGCGGATTCGGCTTGGTAATCGTTCGAAGGAGAAGGTGTTGGTGTCGGTGAAGGCGTCGGAGTCGGTGAGGCCGTGCCATAAATTTCGAATTCAGATAATTGCCCGGCTGGCCAGCCTGTATTCGCCGTGATGTTCAGACGAACGTAACGCGTGCTCGTAGCGGTAAAATTGATTGTGACGGAATTGTTCGCAACCGTAGGGTTAAATACATAACCAGTGGAGCCTACGATGTCCGTGAACGTTGAGCCGTTTGTACTGCCTTGAACGGCCAGCGTTTGCGTCCGCGTTTCCCACCCGGCAGGGATTTTCAGCACGATCTGATCGATGTTCGTATTTGCGCCAAGATCGACCTGAATCCATTGAGGGAACGAGTTATTCGTGCTTTCCCAGTACGTGCCTTGATTGCTGTCTTTTACATTATTCGGCGTGTAAACGTCGGCATAGCCGCTAGCCGTAATGGTTTTGCCAAGCGTGAGATTAGTTCCGCCTGCAGCTGAAGTCGAGGAAGGATACAACGTAAGCTGGGCTAGAAGTGTAACGAATGCTAAGAACATAATGACGATGGGGTTCCTTTTCAGCGATTCGTTTATTGATAACATAAACAACCTCCTGGTAAGATATTTTACTACATTAATGCGCTTTCATTTTTCCGCAAGGCTGTATGCCTTTTCTTATAACCTCCTTTACTGTGTATTTTGTGAGTCTCATCCAATCATCAAAATCTCTTGAAGTGAACTTAGCATATTCCAGTTGTATTTCTACCTAAAGATGTATTACTACGCATATCGTGTGTAATTATATTGAGAAAAAAACGCTGTGAACGCTCAAAACCAAGGCTGAAGATATATTTATGACATATGGAAGAAGATTCAATTATAATAGATAAAATATATGCCTTTTCGACATATTCACGCCAATTAATGCAAATCCAATAAGAATATATTGTGATATGAGGAGCACCTAACTAATGAATTCTGAGCAGACAACACACCGCCTCTTATATCCAGATGGAAGGACGAAATACGAGGGGGGTTGGAACAATAACCAAGAAAATGGCTTCGGCCGACTCTACTATGATAATGGAAGCTTAAATTACGAGGGGCAATGGCTGAACGGTCGTATGCAAGGATCAGGAAAATGGTATCGTCCGAACGGCAAGCTACAATACGAAGGTCTATTTCTAGATAATCTTCCTCATGGGGAAATTATTGAATATCGCGAAACCGGGAACCGACTGTACATGGGTACGATTGAGCGGGGCGTTTTGAACGGACACGGAACGATTTTCTATGATACAGGAGTCATTTGCTACGAAGGTATGTTTAGCAACGGCCTGATGAACGGAATCGGCAAGTCCTATGATCGTAGTGGAAAGCTAGTGTATGAGGGTCCTTATAGGAATGGAAAAATAAACAGCTCAGGGGCCAAAATAAAGCGGATTTTCTCGGTTTTGGTCATTCTCTTTGTCGTAATCGCATTAGGCTACAAATTCTATCCCGATATTCAGGGTGTACTCGGTCAAGGGGAATCCCATAAAGCGATACGCGCAGCTAAAAAGATCATGGAAAAAAATCTGGACAGCCCCTCATCGGCGAAGTGGGTATCCAGCGATATTGTCGATCAAAGCGACCCTTACTATATGATTCATCTCGTCGTTGAAGCGAAAAACAGCTACGGTGTAACTGTTAAGACGAGCGCACTTGTGTCCGTTACAATGGGATCGGGTAACGAGTTTACTTACAATCAACTCACTTCGATATCGGAGTCTAGCGATCCGCCGCAAGACTTTGAGATTCTAATAATGAAGCAATTTAACCAATGGCCGGGTTTTGTTAGCTTAAAGAACGACCGCAATGTGAAAGATGGGACAGCTTTTAAGGACTCAGAAGCGAATAAAGCCTCTGAAGAAAGTGACGTTGGCGTGCTCGTGCCCGATGTGAAAAAAGCTGCGGAAGAGAAGAGTAGTATTCCTCTTCAAGATTCGCTTGTACGCGGTGGCGGCGGATCTTTAGCTATGGTAGACTGGCAGCGATTTGACGACCCTGATGTCGTGCTTCCGCTCACTTTCGGTAACACCGAACTGGAGCTCGTTATCGGCATGGATCACCCGAATGGGATGAAGAAGCTTATCCGAAATCCTCAGGACGGTACAATACGTACTCTAGATAATGATTTTTCTGGAAGTGGCTTTGATGACTATGGAACGCTTATGGACGATTATCGTGTACAGGCGGGAACCTATGACTTTGACGGCGACGGTGTTGATGAGTTGTGGATCGCTAGCGGTAATTTAATATCTGAAGCTACCATTACGGTGTATGCCTATAAAGAAGCTAAAAATCTAAAAAATGACGTTCCGTTCGAAGAGAAGCTCGTTGCGAAGGGACAAATTGCATTTATTTTTGAAAATAACCAAGTACAGGTTCCGATTGGCTCTGCCGGCGTGGATCATGGCTATGTGTATAAGAATAATAAATTTACGGAAGTTGTTTACTAGAATAAAATTAATCTGATACTTAAAGTGAAACAAATTTTTGTTCTGTTTTCTTTAGAAATTTTGATCTTTCCTCTAAGCTTCGATTTGCCATTGCGGTGTAGTTGTACCAGCGGAGCTTATGGAATCCCATCTTCCGAAAAGTACCACGAAATAAAATCTTAGTAACAGGGTTGCCAAAAATCCATCTATAGAAGAAGTTTGGTGTAGCCATCACCGTAAGCAAAGAAACGCCTTTAAGTTTAGTAAGCTTGTTTACAAAAGGACGACCAGGCTTAGGCTCTTCGTAAATAATACCTTTAGCGAATACCTTATCAATAAACCCTTTTGTCATAGCTGGCATAGCTTCCCACCAAATAGGGAAAATGAAGATGATATGATCCGCTGCCATAAGACGGCTTTGGTATTCCATAGCCAACGGGTCTATCGTCTTCTTTTTGCGCCATGCGGCAAGCTCTTGTGCGGACATAACCGGATTAAATTGGTCCGCATGTAAATCAATCAAATCTATTTGATGCCCAGCCGAGGTGAGTCCTCGTTTGGTGGCAGCAAGTAGAGCTGCTGCGTAGCTTCTTTGATGAGGAATATTTTCGGATGCTTCAGCGCCGTATGGATGGTCAAAAATGATAAGAACATTCATGTGTTTTCCTCCTGTTCAATATTTCTTAGTTGTCGTTAAAGTTGATTATGGATGACGTTTAAAATCTAAGATTAACTGTGCCATTTCTTCTTCGCTTTCGGCCATGCCGCTACTCACCCATTCAATAAGAAGCTTGAACAATCCACCAGTGAAAAAATACTGCATATAGCGAGATTGCTTTTTCGAAAGGTCTTCATCCTGAACGACCTTATTAAATATGACCTGAATATAAGTATCAAAACGATCAAGAAGTAAAAAAGATATTTTAGATCTTATAAGACTATCGATCAGGACATGCTCCTTCTTAAAGTAAGAAAAAAACTGTTTGGCAAACAAATACGTATCCATCTCAGTTAAATCCTTAACATCCTCCAGATAAATTCCAAATAACCGGTCCAGATATTCACTTATAATGCTTTCTTTGGAGTTATAATTTCGATAATAAGCCATTCGAGACACGCCTGCTTTTCTGGTGATTTCCGATACGGAAATATGATGAAAGCTTTTGGTCTCCATTAAAATAATAAGGGCTTGAAAAATACATTCTTTGACCAGTTCATTTGGTGAGTTAGGTGAACTATTCAATGAGTGCCCCCTTATAAATGACGTCAAATGCACGTGCTGGAAATTACACTGACCAATGAAAGTAATATCCCCTTACACATTGCCTTATCATACGTTGTTACATCTGTAACGTCATAGTGGCATTTTAAGAATAGTTAATGTCCCTAGCACTTTCAATAGGGTTGGCCGCTAGTGTGACAAAACAGCCCTTTTTGTATCAGAGGAGAAAAAATATGAAGGGTTAAGGAGATGTTGCTATGACGGTTGTCACAACTAATTTTGCAGTAGTTAAATTACCGATTAAGGATCTGGAGGCTTCAGCTCGATGGTATCAGGATGTTATGGGAATCCCTTTTACCTTTGATTTTAAACCTGGGGATAACGAGGCCTGGTTAGACGTCGGAGGGATAGGATTAGGGCTAATCCGATGTCCTAACGTTCCAATGCTAGAGCCAGATGTACTACTTGCCAAGTGGAGGATACAGCTTCGAGCTTCGAGATCCGGACGGGCATCTATCTAGCTTATGGGGAGGATGGCTATCGGCTGAGGACGAGGCTGCGAATAAGTAACAATGTCCCATTTAAATCGGAGACGATGAGAATTGAAAGGCATGAGAAAATACAGAGCTTTGTGGGCTAACCGCCATTGCTCTGTATTTTTTATTTGCCAGGTAAACACCATATCATGGTAATGTTGTTAGTGACCTTTATTACAGGAGGTAATCGCTTTGAATCCAATAACGATTAGAAAAGCAAAAACTGATGATGTTATTGAGCTTTCCGAATTGTTCTATGAATTTATTGGAGTAGGATCGGATTTAACTGCTATGAAAATCCAAATTGAAATAACATCTAATAACCCCAATTATTATGTTGCAGTTGCGTGTGATGGGAATAGAGTTGTCGGGACAGCAATGGGCATAGTTTGCTATGATTTAGTTGGAAATTGCAATCCATTTATGTTGGCTGAGAACGTGGTTGTTTCCTCTGAGTATCAGGGCCGAGGTATAGGGAAGTTACTGATGCAGGCTCTTGAAGACTTTGGACAAATGAATCAATGTAATTATGTCATTCTTGTATCGGGAAGCAAGCGCGAAACAGCTCATAAATTTTATGAGTCAATTGGTTATTCTCCGGACCATAAAGGATTCAAAAAACGTTTGAAGCAGCAAATATAACAATATCGATAAGAGTATAAATAAATCGTGGGGGTCATACATATGAAAATCGAAGTGGAAGGTGTCTCCGAAATTGTACTCGAAGTAAAATCAATGAATCGTGCTGTTGAGTTTTGGACAAAAACATTAGGTTTTCCGATTGTCGAGCAGTGGGGATACGAAGAAAGGCAATTTACCAATAATGCTGACAATGTATGGGCCACTTGGCTCTACATTGGAGGGAACACAAGATTAGGGCTGTGGCTGCCTAGAGAATTTTCGGAAGAAGATTTAGTAAATAAAGAAATGCCTGTTTCACGGTGGAACGGTTTTTACGATGAAGGCGGGATTCATGTCCACTTTGCTTTACATATAAAAATAGAGAGCTTTGAGAGTGCGATATCCATACTTAAAGAGGAGGGAGTAGACATAAAAATAGTTAAGGATAGTAATGAAAGAAGACTCTACTTTAAAGATACTGAGGATAACGTAGTGGAGTTTTATACTTTGGATATGAAAAAGGATTATCTAAAGAGAATTATCTAATAGAATAAACTAATCAGTAGCATCAGAAAATATGTTGAAAGTTGTATTATTTTGTTAGATTATGGATTGTAAAAAAACGGAATTGGAAGTAGAATTACGGTATTAAATTAACCTGTGGTAATAAATAACATGAAAAGGTGGAATAAAACACGTGCCAACTAGCGCAGAGATTCGAGCAAGAGCTAGAGCAAGCTTGTCAGGTAAATGGACACCTGCGGTACTTCATTTCTTATTGTATTATGTGGTTATTTTCGCAATCGGATTATTTAGCTTAATTCCATTCATTGGCTGGATTGCGAGTTTGTTGTTGACAGGGGCTTTGACATACGGAGTTATGGCTTTCTATTTGGCGCTTTCTCGTGGCGAAATTGCATCTACAGAAACGTTATTTAGTGGATTTTCAAGATTCGTTGAAACCTTTGTACTCTCCTTACTGGTTGGTATCTTTACGCTTTTATGGTCGTTACTGCTTATTATTCCGGGTATTATCGCTGCCCTCAGTTATTCTCAAGCTTATTTCATATTAAAAGATAATCCAGGAATCGGGGGACTTGAAGCGATTCGTCGTAGCAAGGCGCTGATGGTTGGACACAAGGGCAGGCTGTTTGTACTGTATCTTACGTTCATCGGGTGGTTTTTACTGGCAGGTATTACATTTGGAATCGGTTATTTATGGCTTGCTCCTTATATTTATACCTCATTGGGGCACTTTTATAATGATCTCATCAATCGTTCAGCTTCCGTATCGCCTCCGCCTAGTCCTTATGGTAACGATCCTTATGCGGGCATTATTGTTTAAGGTGAGCATGGAATATCGTTATAAGGATTATGTTATTAGTGATGATCGAGGACGAATTCACATACCAACAGTATTAGATTTCTTAGCTACAAGTTACTGGGCAAATAGAAGACCCGCTGAGAAAATCGAGAAATCTATTGAGAACTCTATTTGCTATGGCGTGTATGACAGAGATAAAATGATCGCATTTGCAAGGGTCATTACTGATGGAGCTACTATGTATTATTTATGTGACATTTTTGTCATAGAAGAATACCGCGGACAGGGTATCTCTAAGCGACTTGTAGAGGTCATAACAAATGCCCCAGAGTTCGAGTGGATGACAGGGGTATTAGGCACTAAAGATGCTCATAGCCTATATGAGAAGTATGGTTTTGAGAGTGATAAGGAAAGGTTTATGAAGCGACTACCACAGGCTCGAAAGCTCTAAAATTCATTCGAATAGTCGACAACTGAAGAGCAAGCAGGGTTCAGCCACAGCGAGGTTACTCGCTACTCAGCTTCCCTTGCTTGCTCTTGTTTTTCATTGAATCTATTGGTAGTCATCATGGTAAATAAATGTGGGGATAACCATTCCACTCAGTAGTTAACCCTTCACCAAGTTTTCTACAATGAGCTTAAATTGCTTCTCTGTAAGATCCACTTTCCCTGATGCTGTTACATGATAGTGTATATCTTGATTCTCGTCATACCAGACAGCTTCATAGCTCTTTGAACCAAGCATGCTGGCTTTAGCAAATATGGCTTCTGTCCCGCCAAAAGTCATTGTTTCCTGTGTAAATTCAGATGAGAAGGCAATCTCCATTCCGATCATATTTTTCATTGCCTGAATACGAAGGTTCATTGAGTCCTTCTCGTATTCAAGCTCCGATATATTCGCTTCTGACCACTTCGCTTCTTCTACGAATAAGTTCAGATTCTGCTCAGCCGAGGCCCTCTGTTGGAATAGCTCAAGTAGCCTAGCATGCTCTGCTGAAGTCCGATCGTCATACTCGTTAGGAAGAATAGGCATGACACTGCCATATTTGAATTTAAACCCGTCAGGAAGATTCGTTGGCTCTTTAATAATAGGTGCAGAAGTGCGAAGTAAGAGCTCCTTAAAATCGTTATAGGAAGTGAATATATTAGTATCATGGAGAAACTGTATATTAGGGTTTGAGCCACTGTTTCTCACGTAATAGGCTAGCACTTGTCCAGACTTAACTAATTCCAGCACCTGATCCCTATAAGTCGGTTTAGGCGCAGAATTCTCCTTCTCGTACGGTGTAATTTTAGCTTCTTGATCAAGAACAACGGATTGTATTTTTACATCTCCAGCATGATTACGAATTTGAATGAATTCACTCGCGGCATATACGGATGCGGATGCCAATAGCACAATGAATAGAACAGTCATATAGACCGTTAATCGTTTAGCTGGTCGGAAGCTCCGGTTTACTCCTCCAGATTGCAATGGAACAATTCGAGTCATGATAGAGTCGATTACATTGATTTCTTCAATTTGATGATCAGATATAGAGTGGTGCTTTAAGTTTTTAACTGAATCGGTTCCTTCTCCTCGTCCCATAACATATCCTCCTGCCATTGCTCCATTTTTTTCTTAACCTTTTCCTTAATCCTGTTTACTCTCTTCTTGGCGGCTTCAGGTTTGCACCCCATAATTTCACCCAACTCTTCGTAGGTCCGTTCCTCAAAAATACGAAGTATGAGTAAGGAACGGTTGTCTGGAGACAGCGCAGTCAATGCAAACCCTAATTGCGGACTGAATAGTCGCTTATCCATGGCCTGCTCTGGACCTTCTGTGGTCACTTCAGGACTAAACAATCTTGGCAGCAGAAGACGTTGATATTTTCGCTTACGTAGCAGGTTTAGACAATGACGATATGCAATTTTGTATAACCATGAAGAGAAATTAACGGTGTGCTTGTATTGCATAATGGACTCGAAAGCTTTAATAAAAATATCTTGGACGGCATCTTCCGCATCCTGTCGATTTCCTAATATCCGCAAGCAATATCGGTAAATCGGTTGCTGATAATTCTTAACGACCTCAGCATATTGAATGGCGTGACCGTTCTGTATCTGAGCAATTAATTGTTCTATTTTGTGGTCTTCCGATGAGTTCTCCTCCCTTCATGAATTCTGCTTTCTAATCTATATAACACATGGGATCAGCCAAACGGGACATTCTCTGAATTCGCTTACGGAAAAAAGTAAGAGCAAGCAGGATTCAGCCGCAGCGTGGTTACTCGCTACTCGGCTTCTCTTGCTTGCTCTTACATTTCTATTATTTCTACTCTTTAAGAACAAATTCGAGATAGGCGTAATTCATCTGTCCTTGCTCTACGGTGTGAATAGTGAGAACCTGGGTTCCTTGCTTGAGTTGCAGGTCGACCAGTCCCTTCGCGATGTTCCAATGGTGCCATTGGCGCCACTCTATCTCGTCATCATCGCGGTAAGTAGATAGTATGGGAAGCGGGCCAGTAACGTCTTGGTCGTTAACAGACAGTGAGATCGCACCGCCTTTATTCGAAGTGTACAGAAGATTAACAGTATATATGCCGTCCTGCGCAACCTCGACTGTATATTTCAACCATTCTCCGGGCTCTGTCCAACCGACATATGGGATTCCTAGCTCAGGCTGGACGAGGTTAAAGGAGCTGTCATCTATACCATTCGGCTTCGTATAAGAGATATCTACGCTTTCATCTTTCCGGAACTCGTTTAAGTAAGTACCATCAAGGGGATTGAGCATGCCGCTACCCTGATTTTGCTCAATTGTATCGTGATAAGCGATGCCTTCTCCCCCGAAATCGTAATAGGCGCACATTAGTGTGCCAGGAATACTCTGCGGACCTCCCGAATATTTCGAATCCTTGTAGGGCTGTCCCTTATAATTTGTCGTCAATGCGATCGCTCCTTTGGAATAATCGGCATCGTTGGGTGATTGCCGTGTAAGCTACGTATCTACTTTTTAGTCTACTTTGCTTCAGTGCAGATGTCCATTTCATTTGAATGTATTAACTCATTAAGAAGTGGGGGTAACACTACTTATTTTTACTTTTTTAACCAGTTTACCTACGTGGTAATAATATTTTGGTAAAATAACAATATATATGCTTTTATCCTACTAAAAAAGAAGGGGAAAGCTATGAAGTCTAGATATATGGTAGTTGCCTGTTTTCTGCTGTTGGTTGCTTTGGTGACGGGGTGCGCGAGTGGAAGTAAAACCACAGCAACAACGAGTAAGCCGACTATTAATGAGCCCACTCAGCAGCCGGTGAGTACTCCAGGGTCATCAAGCGTTCAAAAGATTAGCTTTAATAGCGAGTCGCTAGGTAAGGATATGAAATTTAATATTTACTTGCCGCCAAACTATGAGGTAAAGAACAAATACCCCGTACTATACATTATTCATGGATATGGCGGGAACGAAGACTCATGGATACAAGGGCTGGGTATAGATAAATCTGCGGATAAGCTGCTTAGCGAAGGCAAAATAAAACCGCTAATTATCGTTTCTCCTGAAATCGATAACAGCTATGGCTTCAACTCTGCATTGGGTAAATATAACGACTATATTGTCAAAGATCTCGTTCAATATGTAGATAGTCATTTTAGCACTGATGCCACTAGAGGAGGTCGATATATCGGTGGTTTATCAATGGGCGGATGGGCAGCACTACATAGTGCATTCCAGTATCCCGAGCTTTACAGTAAAGTGGGAGGCCATAGCCCGGCTGTATGGATGGACTTCTGGGCGGACACGGGGGGATTGAAGAATTGGATATACCCTTCCGAAGAGATTCGAAAGCAAAGAGATCCTTTGGCGCTGGCGGAAACTCAAAACTTAGATGGTCTATCGGTGTACCTAGATTCTGGAGACCAGGACGGCTACAGATTTTATCAAG
This portion of the Cohnella abietis genome encodes:
- a CDS encoding MORN repeat-containing protein, whose amino-acid sequence is MNSEQTTHRLLYPDGRTKYEGGWNNNQENGFGRLYYDNGSLNYEGQWLNGRMQGSGKWYRPNGKLQYEGLFLDNLPHGEIIEYRETGNRLYMGTIERGVLNGHGTIFYDTGVICYEGMFSNGLMNGIGKSYDRSGKLVYEGPYRNGKINSSGAKIKRIFSVLVILFVVIALGYKFYPDIQGVLGQGESHKAIRAAKKIMEKNLDSPSSAKWVSSDIVDQSDPYYMIHLVVEAKNSYGVTVKTSALVSVTMGSGNEFTYNQLTSISESSDPPQDFEILIMKQFNQWPGFVSLKNDRNVKDGTAFKDSEANKASEESDVGVLVPDVKKAAEEKSSIPLQDSLVRGGGGSLAMVDWQRFDDPDVVLPLTFGNTELELVIGMDHPNGMKKLIRNPQDGTIRTLDNDFSGSGFDDYGTLMDDYRVQAGTYDFDGDGVDELWIASGNLISEATITVYAYKEAKNLKNDVPFEEKLVAKGQIAFIFENNQVQVPIGSAGVDHGYVYKNNKFTEVVY
- a CDS encoding RNA polymerase sigma factor, translating into MEQLIAQIQNGHAIQYAEVVKNYQQPIYRYCLRILGNRQDAEDAVQDIFIKAFESIMQYKHTVNFSSWLYKIAYRHCLNLLRKRKYQRLLLPRLFSPEVTTEGPEQAMDKRLFSPQLGFALTALSPDNRSLLILRIFEERTYEELGEIMGCKPEAAKKRVNRIKEKVKKKMEQWQEDMLWDEEKEPIQLKT
- a CDS encoding VOC family protein codes for the protein MKIEVEGVSEIVLEVKSMNRAVEFWTKTLGFPIVEQWGYEERQFTNNADNVWATWLYIGGNTRLGLWLPREFSEEDLVNKEMPVSRWNGFYDEGGIHVHFALHIKIESFESAISILKEEGVDIKIVKDSNERRLYFKDTEDNVVEFYTLDMKKDYLKRII
- a CDS encoding carbohydrate-binding protein; amino-acid sequence: MTTNYKGQPYKDSKYSGGPQSIPGTLMCAYYDFGGEGIAYHDTIEQNQGSGMLNPLDGTYLNEFRKDESVDISYTKPNGIDDSSFNLVQPELGIPYVGWTEPGEWLKYTVEVAQDGIYTVNLLYTSNKGGAISLSVNDQDVTGPLPILSTYRDDDEIEWRQWHHWNIAKGLVDLQLKQGTQVLTIHTVEQGQMNYAYLEFVLKE
- a CDS encoding NAD(P)H-dependent oxidoreductase, with protein sequence MNVLIIFDHPYGAEASENIPHQRSYAAALLAATKRGLTSAGHQIDLIDLHADQFNPVMSAQELAAWRKKKTIDPLAMEYQSRLMAADHIIFIFPIWWEAMPAMTKGFIDKVFAKGIIYEEPKPGRPFVNKLTKLKGVSLLTVMATPNFFYRWIFGNPVTKILFRGTFRKMGFHKLRWYNYTAMANRSLEERSKFLKKTEQKFVSL
- a CDS encoding alpha/beta hydrolase gives rise to the protein MKSRYMVVACFLLLVALVTGCASGSKTTATTSKPTINEPTQQPVSTPGSSSVQKISFNSESLGKDMKFNIYLPPNYEVKNKYPVLYIIHGYGGNEDSWIQGLGIDKSADKLLSEGKIKPLIIVSPEIDNSYGFNSALGKYNDYIVKDLVQYVDSHFSTDATRGGRYIGGLSMGGWAALHSAFQYPELYSKVGGHSPAVWMDFWADTGGLKNWIYPSEEIRKQRDPLALAETQNLDGLSVYLDSGDQDGYRFYQGAEALNQLLLSKKVNSQYHHSPGGHDGDYWKKNMEAYLLFYSGT
- a CDS encoding GNAT family N-acetyltransferase → MEYRYKDYVISDDRGRIHIPTVLDFLATSYWANRRPAEKIEKSIENSICYGVYDRDKMIAFARVITDGATMYYLCDIFVIEEYRGQGISKRLVEVITNAPEFEWMTGVLGTKDAHSLYEKYGFESDKERFMKRLPQARKL
- a CDS encoding GNAT family N-acetyltransferase yields the protein MNPITIRKAKTDDVIELSELFYEFIGVGSDLTAMKIQIEITSNNPNYYVAVACDGNRVVGTAMGIVCYDLVGNCNPFMLAENVVVSSEYQGRGIGKLLMQALEDFGQMNQCNYVILVSGSKRETAHKFYESIGYSPDHKGFKKRLKQQI
- a CDS encoding discoidin domain-containing protein — its product is MLSINESLKRNPIVIMFLAFVTLLAQLTLYPSSTSAAGGTNLTLGKTITASGYADVYTPNNVKDSNQGTYWESTNNSFPQWIQVDLGANTNIDQIVLKIPAGWETRTQTLAVQGSTNGSTFTDIVGSTGYVFNPTVANNSVTINFTATSTRYVRLNITANTGWPAGQLSEFEIYGTASPTPTPSPTPTPSPSNDYQAESAALSGGAKVNTDHTGYSGTGFVDGYWTQGATTTFTVNVAAAGNYNATLKYGNANGNARTISLYVNGTKIRQSSLPSLANWDTWSNKVENITLNAGNNTIAYKFDSGDTANVNLDQIVLDPTAATPTPTPTPTPTPTPTPTPTPTPTPTPTPTPTPTPTPTPTPTPTPTPTPTPTPSPGGINIAPGKPITASSSTFTFVATNANDNDTNTYWEGGGNPSQLTLDLLANHNITSIVLKLNPASAWSTRTQTIQVFGHDQNTTAFSNLVSAQTYTFNPANGNSVTIPVTATVKRLQLNITSNSGAPAGQVAEFQVYGTPAPNPDLTITGMSWTPSSPLETSPITLNANVSNIGTASSPASTVNFYLNNQLAGTAPVIALTAGQLTTVSLNIGAINAATYAVSSKVDESNAIIEQNKANNSFTSTSSLIVAPVPSSDLITTATWNPSNPSAGNTVTFTVNLSNQGNIASAGGAHAVSLVLKTAAGATVQTLNGSYNGVLTPGQSVNVSLGTWTAVNGSYTVTTTVAVDANEVSIKQANNTSTTSLYSGRGANMPFTVIEAELPTNATNGTRLAPNFTPGDFAGEASGRSAVYLDTNGQYVEFTLTAPANAFVLRNAVAENTTGTVSIYANGVSKGKFNVSSKFSYVYATPSTLGRLGYDNTGTKAYWLYEDSQLMLDQVYPAGTKIKIQKDAGDVSWIYVDMIETENVAPAASNPDPSKYVEVSASKSIEQALNEFRQDATKKGIFIPAGTWTINSKIFIYGRATEIIGAGPWHTKLTAPQSQSNTDVGFNIASSANGSTIKDLSAWGNYQYRVDGPGKFIDGNGMQNVTIQNVWSEHFVCLYWGVGASNNTFKDNRIKNMFADGINMTNGSNNNVIDNNYARGTGDDSFAEFSAVDSGGSYNVGNKFTNLTAVAVRRAAAFAAYGGSNNLFQNLYAADTLTYPGLTISSLSFGYNTLGFGDVDTVFDGITLDRTGGDFWTSVGADDKINDYQNFGAIWFFGGDRVFKNILVKNVDINNSVYFGLMFQSKSPENLVMQNVRIENVNINNPTRYGIKIVASAEQGQGPAYGGASFTNVKINNPGVKAIYGEDKNPNFKVTRVSGNNW
- a CDS encoding VOC family protein, which produces MTVVTTNFAVVKLPIKDLEASARWYQDVMGIPFTFDFKPGDNEAWLDVGGIGLGLIRCPNVPMLEPDVLLAKWRIQLRASRSGRASI
- a CDS encoding DUF975 family protein, with protein sequence MPTSAEIRARARASLSGKWTPAVLHFLLYYVVIFAIGLFSLIPFIGWIASLLLTGALTYGVMAFYLALSRGEIASTETLFSGFSRFVETFVLSLLVGIFTLLWSLLLIIPGIIAALSYSQAYFILKDNPGIGGLEAIRRSKALMVGHKGRLFVLYLTFIGWFLLAGITFGIGYLWLAPYIYTSLGHFYNDLINRSASVSPPPSPYGNDPYAGIIV
- a CDS encoding TetR/AcrR family transcriptional regulator, encoding MNSSPNSPNELVKECIFQALIILMETKSFHHISVSEITRKAGVSRMAYYRNYNSKESIISEYLDRLFGIYLEDVKDLTEMDTYLFAKQFFSYFKKEHVLIDSLIRSKISFLLLDRFDTYIQVIFNKVVQDEDLSKKQSRYMQYFFTGGLFKLLIEWVSSGMAESEEEMAQLILDFKRHP